A genomic region of Zea mays cultivar B73 chromosome 6, Zm-B73-REFERENCE-NAM-5.0, whole genome shotgun sequence contains the following coding sequences:
- the LOC103630076 gene encoding uncharacterized protein LOC103630076 → MAMAPCAPASVSSFPARPVRAPSAVRPRAAAIRATAAAAEGGRWWAPLLGWSGKADYLEAPAPVPAVLQDDDAAAARRQFVGGLTEEKARQLRARMAQTESFHDAMYHSAIASRLARSA, encoded by the coding sequence ATGGCGATGGCACCGTGCGCACCCGCCTCCGTCTCCTCCTTCCCCGCCCGCCCAGTGCGGGCCCCTTCCGCTGTCCGGCCGCGCGCCGCCGCGATCCGCGCcactgcggcggcggcggagggtgGCAGGTGGTGGGCGCCGCTGCTGGGGTGGTCGGGGAAGGCCGACTACCTTGAGGCCCCGGCCCCGGTGCCGGCGGTGCTGCAGGATGACGACGCGGCCGCGGCGCGCAGGCAGTTCGTGGGGGGGCTGACGGAGGAGAAGGCCCGCCAGCTGCGGGCGCGGATGGCGCAGACGGAGTCCTTCCACGACGCCATGTACCACTCCGCCATCGCCTCACGCCTCGCCCGCTCCGCCTaa
- the LOC100276587 gene encoding uncharacterized protein isoform X1, with translation MTELFDTAVTSLLHLPEVLDRLATADGDRRSTGHHAAHDHGHGHVHGLGGGGGAPVDIVESPREYAFVLDVPGLSKSDIQVTLEEDRVLVMKGGSGKRKRDEEEDMNGEGCRYIRLERGAAPRSFVRKFRLPEDFVGSELYDVESK, from the exons ATGACGGAGCTGTTCGACACGGCCGTGACCAGCCTCCTCCACCTGCCGGAGGTGCTGGATCGCCTCGCCACTGCAGACGGCGACCGGCGGTCGACCGGCCACCACGCGGCgcacgaccacggccacggacacGTCCacgggctcggcggcggcggcggagcgcCGGTGGACATAGTGGAGAGCCCCCGCGAGTACGCCTTCGTGCTCGACGTGCCCGGCCTCTCCAAGTCAGACATCCAG GTGACGCTGGAGGAGGACCGGGTGCTGGTGATGAAGGGCGGCAGCGGGAAGCGGAAGCGCGACGAGGAGGAGGACATGAACGGCGAAGGGTGCCGATACATCCGGTTGGAGCGCGGCGCGGCGCCGCGGTCGTTCGTGCGCAAGTTCCGGCTGCCGGAGGACTTTGTGGG ATCGGAACTGTATGATGTGGAGAGCAAATGA
- the LOC100276587 gene encoding uncharacterized protein LOC100276587: MAPSSSRFDDPAAVRRPPQHERKPPYMLLLPLVYAPVLPLIRIGLRHNPVVRDRLFYGVLAGAFAHGAYLISELYDVESK, translated from the exons ATGGCGCCGTCCTCCTCCCGATTCGA CGATCCGGCGGCGGTGAGGCGCCCCCCGCAGCATGAACGGAAGCCGCCGTATATGTTGCTTCTCCCGCTCGTCTACGCCCCCGTCCTCCCCCTCA TCAGGATCGGGCTGCGGCACAATCCCGTAGTGAGGGACCGTCTCTTCTACGGCGTCCTCGCCGGCGCATTCGCCCACGGCGCCTACCTCAT ATCGGAACTGTATGATGTGGAGAGCAAATGA